In a genomic window of Asticcacaulis sp.:
- a CDS encoding tyrosine-type recombinase/integrase translates to MRVKLKGIHKVRKTLADGSVVRYHYAWRGGPRLDGKPGTPEFMASYNEALKELRRPVQGVLATLVAEWRASTDFARLSASSRRNYDLAATKVLDRFGDMPISALDDPRVRGHFKRWRDSMAETPRAADYAATTLARILSVALDNGRIHYNYAARLGRLYSSDRAEKVWSKEQIALFVEKAPASLSLALMLALATGQREGDLLKLTWADFDGERIKVSVSKKKPGAPRVKLTIRLLDYAADALNSLERTSTHILTNSRGLPWTASGFRASWRKAFGKIFTDTDLHFHDLRGTAITQLTIAGCTTREIASITGHSEKTVEAVLNAHYLGDQTPLAERAIARLNENGMGMKTVNRL, encoded by the coding sequence ATGCGGGTTAAGCTCAAAGGTATTCACAAGGTCAGGAAGACCCTCGCCGACGGCAGCGTGGTGCGATACCATTACGCCTGGCGCGGCGGCCCGCGCCTTGATGGCAAGCCCGGCACACCCGAATTCATGGCCAGCTACAATGAAGCCCTGAAAGAGCTTCGCAGGCCAGTTCAGGGCGTGCTGGCGACGCTGGTAGCCGAATGGCGGGCCAGCACCGATTTCGCGCGCCTGTCGGCGAGTTCACGCCGTAATTATGACCTGGCGGCGACCAAGGTGCTTGATCGGTTCGGCGATATGCCCATAAGCGCGCTGGACGATCCACGCGTTCGCGGTCATTTCAAGCGGTGGCGCGATTCCATGGCCGAAACGCCACGCGCCGCCGACTATGCCGCCACCACCCTCGCCCGCATCCTTTCGGTGGCGCTGGATAACGGCCGGATCCATTATAACTACGCCGCCCGCCTTGGGCGCCTATACAGCAGCGACCGAGCGGAAAAGGTTTGGTCCAAGGAGCAAATAGCCCTGTTCGTGGAGAAAGCGCCGGCGTCACTGTCGCTCGCCCTTATGCTGGCCCTTGCCACCGGGCAACGCGAAGGCGACCTCCTGAAGCTCACCTGGGCGGATTTCGACGGCGAACGTATCAAGGTGTCGGTCAGTAAGAAGAAACCCGGCGCACCGCGCGTCAAGCTTACAATACGCCTGCTCGATTATGCCGCCGACGCCCTGAACAGCCTGGAGCGCACCAGTACCCACATCCTGACCAATTCGCGCGGCCTGCCGTGGACCGCATCCGGGTTTCGGGCAAGCTGGCGAAAAGCCTTTGGTAAAATATTTACGGATACCGATCTGCATTTCCACGACTTGCGAGGGACCGCGATAACGCAACTCACGATCGCCGGATGCACAACGCGCGAGATTGCATCGATCACCGGACACTCTGAAAAGACGGTCGAGGCGGTGCTAAATGCCCACTATTTGGGCGACCAAACGCCCCTCGCGGAACGGGCAATCGCCCGCCTCAATGAGAACGGAATGGGAATGAAAACTGTAAACCGACTGTAA
- a CDS encoding glycerophosphodiester phosphodiesterase, which translates to MTHLNRRRLIGAGLATMAAATVAYAASPKRPLIVGHRGAPGYLPEHTIPGYELAIKMGADFIEPDVVSTLDGHLIVRHEPLLSVTTDVASRPEFAGRKRTRTLDGIETTDFFTCDFTLAEIKTLRARQAFAGRDHSHDGLYQVQTLQEVIDLAQAKSRETGRTIGLYPEIKHPTFHQQLGLAIEDKLLDMLKRAGLDKASSPVIIQSFETANLKYLRRKTTIRLMQLIDGSDTDPDTGAMILTAPSDKPYDWVLAGRAGDNRDQLSPDGLKAIATYADIVAPWKRHLLSFAKGQPMRRKDIIDTAHACGLQVHSWTMRNDQLDPYYNGDAQKEYFDLFDLGVDGLFTDFADNGVKARDAWMNGRALSV; encoded by the coding sequence ATGACGCATCTCAACCGCCGCCGCCTGATCGGCGCAGGACTTGCCACCATGGCCGCCGCCACTGTTGCCTACGCCGCCAGCCCGAAGAGGCCGCTGATTGTGGGCCATCGCGGCGCGCCGGGCTATCTGCCCGAACACACTATTCCCGGCTATGAACTGGCCATAAAAATGGGCGCCGACTTCATCGAGCCCGATGTGGTTTCGACCTTGGATGGCCACCTCATCGTCCGCCACGAGCCGCTGCTGTCCGTCACCACTGATGTCGCCAGCCGGCCGGAATTCGCCGGACGAAAGCGCACCCGCACGCTCGATGGTATTGAAACAACCGACTTCTTTACCTGCGATTTCACCTTGGCCGAGATCAAGACCTTACGCGCCCGTCAGGCGTTCGCAGGCCGCGATCACAGCCATGACGGACTCTATCAGGTACAGACCCTTCAGGAGGTCATCGACCTGGCGCAGGCGAAAAGCCGGGAAACCGGGCGCACCATCGGCCTCTATCCGGAAATCAAGCATCCGACCTTCCATCAGCAGCTTGGCCTCGCCATAGAGGACAAACTGCTCGATATGCTGAAGCGCGCCGGGCTGGACAAGGCGTCATCGCCGGTGATCATCCAGTCGTTCGAGACCGCCAACCTGAAATACCTGCGCCGGAAAACCACGATCCGCCTGATGCAACTGATCGACGGTTCCGATACCGATCCGGATACCGGCGCCATGATCCTGACGGCTCCCTCCGACAAGCCATATGACTGGGTATTGGCTGGGCGGGCAGGGGATAACCGCGACCAGTTATCGCCAGACGGCCTGAAGGCAATCGCCACCTATGCCGATATTGTGGCGCCCTGGAAGCGGCACCTGCTGAGCTTCGCCAAGGGCCAGCCCATGCGCCGTAAGGACATCATCGATACCGCCCACGCTTGCGGCCTCCAGGTCCATAGCTGGACCATGCGCAATGACCAGCTTGATCCGTATTATAATGGCGATGCCCAGAAAGAGTATTTTGACCTGTTTGATCTGGGCGTAGATGGTCTTTTCACCGATTTCGCCGATAACGGCGTCAAGGCCCGCGATGCCTGGATGAACGGCAGGGCGTTATCTGTTTAA